The genomic interval TTTTGGGTCAAGAAGAGGCGTCTCTTGTTGCCACGTGTAGGCGTGTGAGAGGCAGAGGAGCTGTGTGTTCCTtcttcgtctctctctctctctctctctgcacaACGAATATGGCGAGCAAGGATCCGAATCGCGAGCAACCTCCTCCTCTGAGTATCGAAATCAAAGCCACTCAGGATCAATTCTTCGGTAAGTGCCGATTATCTTCTCTGCAGCGGGAATCGAATCGTCGTAGAAACTCTGTTTTAATCTTAGGAAAGATAGATTAAAcctaattatatgattactatGAACTCTTACGGACTAAATCACCTCTAACCTTTGTTCACTTGCTGATTTCAAAGACAGAAGAGCATCCCACAAATGCTAAGGACTGTTTGGGTTGGTGATGGATTATGTGTGATTTACTATCCTACTTATCATCACTGCCTAGGCTATACATGTTTGCGTTGTGAATTTGAACGGAAAATATATTTCTCCAATGCTctgattattgtttttttttatttactcttttgtttctctGCTAACTTTAATTTTATAGGCTTTTATAGGGGAATTGCTCCTGGAGTCACTGGATCTCTAGCCACTGGAGCAACTTACTTTGGTGTTATTGAGTCCACAAAGAAATGGATTGAAGAGTCTCATCCCAACTTAGGCGGGCACTTGGTACACTTTATTGCAGGAGCTATTGGTATGTTATCTACTCTCCTCTCTCGTTCATCTGATCAATAAGTTGGTGGTAAAAGATAGGAGGAAAACGTATGTTCACTCATGTAGAAGCTGACTTTGAATGCCAGTAAATCAGACATTTcaatgttatgtgatgatttgaACTATGGATATCGTGGGTCTGTTAAAGATAAGATTCAGGTTTTGAGCAAAACCGCACAAGGGAAAAAGGTTACAAAAATTGCTGAAGGCATATGAAGCAGCATCAAAAGTTGTCAGGTGCGTTCTTTTAAGTAGTTTTGCGGCATAACTTCTAACATGACGTTTCAAGCATCACTACCACTACGTTCGTTTCTACATTCTCATAGACTTTGTCTTCGATCTTTTGAGTTGTTGGATAAGGAGACGAATATACTTATATGATTGCTTTTTATGGACTGTAAAACTGCACAAGACGCATGGTTTTCTATGATCTACCAAACCTATTCACAATGAACAAACATTTGCTTTATTTTTCACATGTTAATACAACTCATTAGTCTGTTAAAGCTTCCTTTGATCTCTATTCTGGTTCAAGTTCTGCAGCTGCAACATGCCTAACCCGCTGAGCAAGACGTCTCCTCCTATATACCCCCACCAAGCGCAGAATCAGGATCATTGCAATAGCACCGTACTCAAACACCGTCACTATTCTGAATCCTCCCGTACAAAATGGAGAACATCAGTCTTAGAAAAACAGGGTTTGGTACGTTCTTTTATGTTCCTTTAGAAACTTGTATGTTTTTGTAAGTACTAGTATTCACATGTCTTAGAAACTTGTATAAATGAAACTAGTATTCACAAGTTCTCAAGTTAATTCTTCCTTCTCAATTTACTTCTTTCTTGAAAACAAGTTTGTTTATTCTCAAGTTActtcttccttctcaagttCATTGTGGGTTAATCAAGTTCTTACTCAAGTTCTTTCTTGAAAATAAGTTTGTAAACAAGTTTCCTTCGAtgcttctttcaaattattaagtttattttactaatctttgtttttatgtttttatttaaaaatctatgtttaaaatgttatcttttactatgttttatttaatcaataaattttaagtttaataaaaaatgtttaatttttttttagaacccTTAATTAAGAGATTTGCATTGGAGGAcataagaccatgattatcggGGTCCTAAAGTTGGGTCCCAACCCATTTTCGGcccaaaaataaatacaaaattgtgATAATGTTCCGGGACGGGCCTTAACCAAGGTTGATTTTTGCTCGTCCTTCCTTGCCACCTGTCGAGTGGAGATGAAGCAGAGAAGTCGTGTAGGGGAAACTCGACTTTCTCTTCCCAAATCGATCTCACCGTCTTCCGGTTCTCTCTCGACGGCGACGCATGTGGCGATAAAGTACACTGACGATTTCATCCCGAATCTCTCCCGGATCCCTCACGTGTCTATCCGAGTCTGTCTCCAACCTCATTCTCCGCCGATTTCAATCTAAAAGGTATGTGTTCCTCTTTCGTTTTCAAATCCTTAGGATGTCGTTGTCGATCTAGTTCCTCCGCATGTTGGTTTCGTAGATTCTTTGTTGTGATGATTTGTTCGGTAGATTAGATTTAGTTTCTCGATCTAGTTCCTCAGAGTCGGGTTTCGTAGATTCTTTTTTGTGATGATATGTTCGGTTGATTAAGTTCAGTTTCTCGATCTAGTTCCTCCGCATGTTAGTTTCGTGTGATTCTTTGTTGTGATGATATGTTGGGTAGATTAAATTCAGTTTCTtttattgatgatgatgatcgttGATGGTTTCTTTGATATTGTTTCGTCGATAGCTTTGTAGTTGATATGGTTTCTGTAATTTCTTGTTAGGAAACTTGATTGGTTTTAGATTTGTATTGAAGTTCAGTATAAATTATTGCCTCGAATGcttgttgtttttgatttttttgaacGAAAGTTGATAGCTTTTAGTTCTGTATTGAAGTAACTAAACTTATTGCCTAGTCTTCTAGCTTCTGATCACACTTTAAACGTTTTGAAGGAAACCTGAGAGCTTCTAAAAACTTtattgaagtaaaaaaaaaattagtgataAGACTGTGAGTCTTATGAACGAGATTGCCATGTTTGTAGTTCGGATTTGAAGTTACTTAAACGAAATTGTGTTCTCTGCTTGTATTGTAGTTCCCTTTGTAGCTTATAGCTTTTGTAGTTGTAGTTTAGTAATAACTATAGCTGATAGCTTTCGTACTAAAATTTAATGATCCATTAAACTAGAGCTGATAGCTTTGTAGTTGTAGTTTAGTAATAACATCTGATTAGACATAGGTAGATAATGGTTAGGTGGTTATGGAGTTATTACTTGTTAAATCCCATAGAAAACACTTCAGCTTTATTATCTCCAAAtcgtctttctcttctctttgcGAACAAGAAATCATTCCCATTCTCTATAATTTCTTCTGTTCTTCTTCCTATGGATCAAAGGAATCCATATAGCCAGAATTCTGGTTATGTGGGGCTTCTTCACAACgtacaaaataataatgttcAGGAAAACTTTCCTTCCAGTGTCGACATTGGAGCCTCAGAAATGCCTCCTTTCAGTTCCCAATAGTCTGAGGCTCCATCCCAACCTCAGGACACACCTGTGGAGCGTATGGTGAGAAGGAAATGGACGCCGGGTGATGACGAGGTTCTGATTAGTGTGTGGCTAAACACATCAAAGGACGCTGTTGTCGGAAATGAACAGAAGTTAAGGACCTTCTGGAAACGCGTAGATGAATACTTTGCAACAACTCTTCATGAGAACATAGAGAATGTTCattgtaagcagaggtggcacAGAATCAAAGATCAGACGAACAAGTTCTGTTCCGCATTCGCAGTTGCAGAGAGACAAATAACCAGCGGTCAGAGTGACAATGATGTTCTAAAGGTGGCTCATGAAATCTTCTACTCTGAACAAGGATACAAGTTTACCCTCGAGCATGCGTGGTGTGTCCTGCGATATGAACAAAAGTGGATAAGCCTGAACACCCCTAAGACGGCCGGTTCAAAGAGAAAGAGTGGTGAGGTCAGTTCCCAACCTTCAAGCGCACATGTCGGTGAGGTCAGTTCCCAATCTTCAATGCGTCCTGAAGGTATCAAGGCTGCGAAAGCAAGCATGAATGGTAGTAAAGGAAAGGCTATTGAGGACTATAAGAGCATTTTGAAGCTCAAGATGGAAGATTTAGCGAGGAAGGAGAAACTGTCGAAGCTAGCGATATTAGACACTCTCCTTGCTAAGAAGGATCCACTAAGTGAGAGTGAAGAAACAGTCAAGAACAAGCTGTTGGCCGAACTCTTCTAGTTTTTCAATTCTAAGTTTCTGTCTTGTGTAATATCTACTAAAATGTTGCTTTTGTGTTGGTCTAAGTTTGTGTCTTGTGTTCTATGTTTCAGTTTCTGTCTTGTGTTCTATGTTCTTGTATATCTTGATGTTATGTGATGTTATGTTTGATATAATGATAACTCTGCTTGTTATTTGACATACAAAACTTACGTGTGCCGTTTTTATTATTCTCAGGTCATGGGATTGGATTATAGCTACACGCAGCCGTCTGATTCGGAGGATTATGGTTTAGGGAACTCAGCAGCAGTGGAAACAGCTCCACATAAATGAATATACTGCTGGACCAAGCAGAGATAGAAGCCGCGCGGGTTCAGTACCCTCCACAGCCGGAGGTTGAGTTCGGCTTCCCCAAAGAATGCTACTGTGGTGGCAAACCGCTTATTAGGACATCTTACACAAGAACTGACCCGGGGAGAAGGTTCTACACCTGTGAGAACATCGACGACGGAGACTGCCATGTACACAAGTGGTGGGATGTGGCGGCTACAGAGGAGATCAAAGCCATAGGTACACAGTATGCCCTGC from Brassica napus cultivar Da-Ae unplaced genomic scaffold, Da-Ae ScsIHWf_2401;HRSCAF=3103, whole genome shotgun sequence carries:
- the LOC125600838 gene encoding glutathione S-transferase T3-like encodes the protein MVRRKWTPGDDEVLISVWLNTSKDAVVGNEQKLRTFWKRVDEYFATTLHENIENVHCKQRWHRIKDQTNKFCSAFAVAERQITSGQSDNDVLKVAHEIFYSEQGYKFTLEHAWCVLRYEQKWISLNTPKTAGSKRKSGEVSSQPSSAHVGEVSSQSSMRPEGIKAAKASMNGSKGKAIEDYKSILKLKMEDLARKEKLSKLAILDTLLAKKDPLSESEETVKNKLFCLVFYVLVMGLDYSYTQPSDSEDYGLGNSAAVETAPHK
- the LOC125574887 gene encoding uncharacterized protein LOC125574887 isoform X1, with amino-acid sequence MASKDPNREQPPPLSIEIKATQDQFFETEEHPTNAKDCLGFYRGIAPGVTGSLATGATYFGVIESTKKWIEESHPNLGGHLVHFIAGAIDKIQVLSKTAQGKKVTKIAEGI
- the LOC125574887 gene encoding uncharacterized protein LOC125574887 isoform X2 codes for the protein MASKDPNREQPPPLSIEIKATQDQFFGFYRGIAPGVTGSLATGATYFGVIESTKKWIEESHPNLGGHLVHFIAGAIDKIQVLSKTAQGKKVTKIAEGI